A window of Ictalurus furcatus strain D&B chromosome 18, Billie_1.0, whole genome shotgun sequence contains these coding sequences:
- the caln2 gene encoding calcium-binding protein 8 gives MTQNMLQKRPKGCLRVKMPFHHVRAGLLYTDNFLTHSLSEISEEQLSHISTEELDEIREAFQVLDRDGNGFISKQELGVAMRSLGYMPSEVELAIIMQRLDMDGDGQVDFDEFVTILGPKLLSSDTREGFLGSTIDSIFWQVWPMCLLVPVE, from the exons ggtgAAGATGCCTTTTCACCATGTGAGAGCAGGGCTGCTGTACACAGACAACTTCCTGACCCACTCACTCTCTGAGATCAGTGAGGAACAGTTATCCCACATCTCCACCGAAGAGcttgatg AGATTCGGGAGGCATTCCAGGTGCTGGACAGGGATGGGAATGGTTTCATCTCAAAACAGGAGCTGGGCGTGGCCATGCGCTCACTAGGTTATATGCCTAGCGAGGTGGAGCTAGCTATCATTATGCAACGCCTGGACATGGATG GTGATGGACAGGTGGATTTTGACGAGTTTGTGACGATACTTGGACCTAAGCTCCTCTCGTCTGACACCAGAGAAGGCTTTCTCGGCAGCACTATTGACAGCATCTTCTGGCAG gtgtggcctatgtgtctgtTAGTCCCTGTGGAGTAG